GCCGGGCACTTCGTGAAGATGGTCCACAACGGCATCGAGTACGCCGACATGCAGCTCATCGCCGAGGCCTACGACCTGCTGCACCGCGTCGGCGGCCAGACCCCCGCCCAGATCGCCGACGTCTTCCGCGGGTGGAACACCGGCGACCTGGAGTCCTACCTGGTCGAGATCACCGCCGAGGTGCTCGGCCACACCGACCCCGACACCGGCGCGGCGCTGGTCGACGTCATCGCCGACGAGGCCGAGCAGAAGGGCACCGGCCGCTGGACCGTGCAGGAGGCGCTGGAGCTCGGCGTCCCGGTCACCGGCATCGCGGAGGCCGTGTTCGCGCGGTCGCTGTCCGGGCGGGTGGACCAGCGGCGCGCGGTTCGCGAGGCGTTCGGCCCCTCGGACGTGCCCTCGCGGCCCGACCAGTCGCTGGTGGAGGACGTCCGGCAGGCGCTGTACGCGTCCAAGGTCGTCGCCTACGCGCAGGGCTTCGACCAGATGCGCGCCGCGAGCGCCGAGTACGGCTGGGACCTCGACCTGGGCGCGATGGCCACCATCTGGCGCGGCGGCTGCATCATCCGGGCCCGGTTCCTCGACCGCATCCGCGAGGCCTACGACAAGAACCCCGAGCTGGCGTCGCTGCTGGTCGACGACTACTTCCGGGACGCCGTGGCCTCCGCCGAAGAGGCGTGGCGGCGGGTCGTGGTCAAGGCCGTGTCGGCGGGCGTGCCCGCGCCCGGTTTCGTGTCCGCGCTGGCCTACTACGACGGCCTGCGCTCCGAGCGGCTGCCCGCGTCGCTGGTGCAGGGCCTGCGCGACTTCTTCGGCGCGCACACCTACCGGCGCACCGATCGGGCGGGCAGTTTTCACACTCTCTGGTCAGGTGACCGGTCTCAGGTGGACGCCTGAGCCCACCGGCTCGACCATGGCCGGGTGCGTGAACGCTTCCGGCGCCACCCCGTCACGGCGGGCTACCTGCTCGCCGTGGCGGGGCTCGCCCTGCTCATGCGGTTCGTGTTCGCGGACGGGATGACCGCGCAGATCCGCGCATCGCTGAGCACCAACCCGGCCAACCTCGCCGACCACCCGGTGAACGCCCTGGTGGGCAGCGCGTTCGTGCTCGACACCGCAGACCCGTTCGTGTTCACGCTGCTGGTCCTGGCGGCGCTCGCCGCGTGCCTGGGCGCGTTCGAGCGCGAAGTGGGGCCGTGGCGGGCGGTCGCGGTCGTGCTGGCCGGGCACGTCGGCGCGTGCCTCGTCGTCCTGGTGGTGATCTCCCGGGGCGCCTACCCCTTCGACCTGACCCACGTGACCGACGTCGGGGTCAGCTACGTCGCCTTCGCCGCCGCCGGCGCGGTGACCGTGCTCCTGCCCGCGGTGCTGCGCGGCCCGTGGATGGCCCTCGTCGTGGCCTACCCCTTGGTGACCGCCGACTGGTACGGCCTGGTGCCCGAGTTCGCCGCGGTCGGACACGTAGCCGCCGCGTTCATCGGATCGGGTTGCGGGGCCTTCGCCGTTCACCGGGTCTACGCGTCGGTCGGGCGGTAAGCCCGTCACCTGCTGTGACGGTCGTGGGGAAGATCAACACGACCGGGTGGAACCGCTGTCAGACGCGCCACATCGTCGTCATGATGGTGGTGACGCGAGCCGCGTGACGCGGGCTGGCGGTCCCCTGTGCCGACCCCATGTGCGCCGACACGGAGGTGCCACCGTGGCGACCCCACACCACCGCGCCGAGGCCGAGCCCACGCTCGACGCCTACCGGCCGCACCGCGTGCCGCCCTTACCGCCGCGCTAGTCCCCCTCGTCCTGCCCCCACTCCGCACCTGCTCGGGCGCGGAGGCGGTGACCCCTTGTCCGCTGTCCGTCGTTCGGAGAGGAAGTCCGATGAACCGACCACGCCCCAACAAGTCCCACGCCGGCGAGCACACCACCGCCGGCCCTCCGCTGACCGCGATCCTGCGCTACGACGTGCCGGCGTCGCTCGTGGTGTTCCTGATCGCCGTGCCGCTGTCCCTGGGCTTCGCCGCTGCGACCGGCGCGCCCCTGATGGCCGGACTCATCTCCGCCGCGGTCGGCGGGATCGTCGCGGGTGCGCTGGGTGGCGCTCCGATGCAGGTCAGCGGGCCGGCGGCGGGCATGGTGCTGATCACCGGCGGGATCATCGCCGAGTACGGGTGGGCCGCGACCGCGATGATCACCGTGGGGGCCGGGCTGGTGCAGGTGGTGGCGGGCTTGACGCGGGTCGGGCGGGTCGCCCTGTCGCTGTCGCCGGCCGTCGTGCACGGGCTGCTCGCGGGCATCGGCGTGACCATCGCGATCGGGCAGCTGGTGGTGGTGCTGGGCGGACAGCCCTCGTCGACGGTGTGGGGGAACCTGTCGCGGCTGTTCTCGCCGGTGGACTTCTCCGCTCTGGTCGTCGGTCTGGTCGCGGTGGCCGTGCTGGTCCTGTGGCCACTCGTGCCGCGCTCGTCGTACGTCCCCGCGCCGCTGGTCGCGGTGCTCGCGGCCACCGTCGTCGGGTCCGGGATGGACGTCGCCCGGGTGGACCTGCCGTCCGGCGCGCTGGACCAGGTCGTGCTGCCGCAGATGCCTTCGGGCACGTTCTGGGGCATCGCGTTCGCCGTGCTGGCCGTGGCGGTGGTGACGGCGGTCGAGTCCCTGCTGTCCGCGGTGGCCGTCGACAAGCTGCACGACGGTCCGCGCGCCGACCTGGACCGGGAGTTGGTGGCGCAGGGCGTGGCCAACGCGGTCGCCGGTTCCTTGGGCGGCCTGCCCGTCAGCGGCGGCATCGCGCGCGGCTCGACCAACGTGGCGGCGGGCGCGCGGACGCGGGCGTCGACCGTGCTGCACGGCGTGTGGATCGCGGTGTTCGTGCTGGCGCTGGGGTCGGTGCTGGAGCTGATCCCGTTGGCCGCGTTGGCGGGCGTGCTTCTGGTCGTGGGCGTGCGGTTGGTGAGCGTGCGGCGGATGCAGACCTTGTGGCGGCACGGGGAGTTCAGCGCTTACGCCGTGACCGGGCTGGGGGTCGTCGCGCTGGGCTTGGTGGAGGGCGTGCTGCTGGGCGTCGCGGCGGCGGCCCTGCGGTCGCTGTACCGGCTGACGCACAGTTCCGTGCGGGTGTTCGAGGAGCCGGACGGGTGGCGGGTCGTCATCCGGGGATCGCTCGTGTTCCTGGGGGTCGGGCGGCTGGTGCGGGACCTGCGCACGATCCCGTTGGGGCAGAAGGTCGTGCTGGAACTGCACATCGACTTCCTGGACCACGGCGCGTTCGAGGCCATCGACGACTGGCGCGCGGGGTACGTGCGGCTGGGCGGCCACGTGTACGTGGACGAGGTGCACGACACGTGGTTCTCCAAGGCCACGCGCGGCATCCCGGCCTTGCGCAAGACCCCGCTGTCCCCGCTGCCCCGCTGGTTCGCACCGTGGTCGCACTGGCAGCGCTCACGCGCGGTGACTCTGCCGCGCCCTCGCGAGGACGCCGACCCGATGATCCGGGGGATGCACGAGTTCGAACGCTCGGCCGCGCCTTTGGTGCGTCCTTTCCTGGCGGAGCTGGCGGTGCGGGGGCAGCGGCCTCGGCAGTTGTTCATCACGTGCGCGGATTCGCGGGTGGTGCCGAACCTGATCACCACGAGCGGGCCGGGTGACCTGTTCTGCGTGCGCA
This DNA window, taken from Saccharothrix variisporea, encodes the following:
- a CDS encoding rhomboid-like protein; translation: MRERFRRHPVTAGYLLAVAGLALLMRFVFADGMTAQIRASLSTNPANLADHPVNALVGSAFVLDTADPFVFTLLVLAALAACLGAFEREVGPWRAVAVVLAGHVGACLVVLVVISRGAYPFDLTHVTDVGVSYVAFAAAGAVTVLLPAVLRGPWMALVVAYPLVTADWYGLVPEFAAVGHVAAAFIGSGCGAFAVHRVYASVGR
- the gndA gene encoding NADP-dependent phosphogluconate dehydrogenase; translated protein: MTTSEAPARIGVTGLAVMGSNLARNLARHGFRVAVHNRSTARTKALIAEHGHEGDFVPAETLEELVASLQTPRQIIIMVKAGAPTDAVIDELVPLLEPGDMVIDGGNAHYADTRRREAALREAGLHFVGTGISGGEEGALNGPSIMPGGSKESYQHLGPVLEAIAAKVDGVPCCVHVGPDGAGHFVKMVHNGIEYADMQLIAEAYDLLHRVGGQTPAQIADVFRGWNTGDLESYLVEITAEVLGHTDPDTGAALVDVIADEAEQKGTGRWTVQEALELGVPVTGIAEAVFARSLSGRVDQRRAVREAFGPSDVPSRPDQSLVEDVRQALYASKVVAYAQGFDQMRAASAEYGWDLDLGAMATIWRGGCIIRARFLDRIREAYDKNPELASLLVDDYFRDAVASAEEAWRRVVVKAVSAGVPAPGFVSALAYYDGLRSERLPASLVQGLRDFFGAHTYRRTDRAGSFHTLWSGDRSQVDA
- a CDS encoding SulP family inorganic anion transporter; protein product: MNRPRPNKSHAGEHTTAGPPLTAILRYDVPASLVVFLIAVPLSLGFAAATGAPLMAGLISAAVGGIVAGALGGAPMQVSGPAAGMVLITGGIIAEYGWAATAMITVGAGLVQVVAGLTRVGRVALSLSPAVVHGLLAGIGVTIAIGQLVVVLGGQPSSTVWGNLSRLFSPVDFSALVVGLVAVAVLVLWPLVPRSSYVPAPLVAVLAATVVGSGMDVARVDLPSGALDQVVLPQMPSGTFWGIAFAVLAVAVVTAVESLLSAVAVDKLHDGPRADLDRELVAQGVANAVAGSLGGLPVSGGIARGSTNVAAGARTRASTVLHGVWIAVFVLALGSVLELIPLAALAGVLLVVGVRLVSVRRMQTLWRHGEFSAYAVTGLGVVALGLVEGVLLGVAAAALRSLYRLTHSSVRVFEEPDGWRVVIRGSLVFLGVGRLVRDLRTIPLGQKVVLELHIDFLDHGAFEAIDDWRAGYVRLGGHVYVDEVHDTWFSKATRGIPALRKTPLSPLPRWFAPWSHWQRSRAVTLPRPREDADPMIRGMHEFERSAAPLVRPFLAELAVRGQRPRQLFITCADSRVVPNLITTSGPGDLFCVRNIGNLVPVDGDSSVGAAVEYAVEVLAVETIAVCGHSDCGAMKALVTGSARPGSHLRSWLRAAESSLIRFHGPAGSVEELPVVERLAVANVAQQLENLMTYPSVREAVGAGALRLVGMYFDISQARVYLVDPERDGLEPVKA